The genomic window GGTCATTGGCCAGAGCGTCACGCACAGCATGTTCGGGAATGGTGTCAATGCCACGCACGGTGACATCTGCATAAGGGTAATCCGGGTCAAAGGCCAGACGGGCCAGCACAGTCAGTTTGTGGGCTGCATCAAAACCGCCCACATCCAGTGTGGGGTCAGCCTCGGCATAACCAAGGTCTTGCGCTTCCTTCAGGGCTTCATCATAGCCTTTGCCCTGCTCCATTTGGGTTAGGATGTAATTGCAGGTGCCGTTCAGGATGGCCTGCAGGGCAATGGGCTGACTGGAGCGCAAAATGCCCGAGAGGGGATCAATCACTGGGGTTCCAGCCATCACGGCAGCTTCGTAGTACAGTTGGCCGGTTTTGGCGTAGGCTTTCAGCTCGCTCCAGCGCTCGGCCAGCATGGCTTTGTTGGCTGTGATCACCACTTTGCCGGCTTTCAGGGCAGGCAGCACCAGATCCAGAGGCTTCTGAACCCCACCCATCACCTCAATGACCACATCCACCCCGGTCAGGAAACCGGGATCGGTGACCAAGGGAGCACTGGGAAAGCAGGTTTCTCTGGGCTTGCTGGCGTCCCGGACCAGCACCCCCGCCAGTTGAACGTCGAAGCCGAGGGCTTCAAACTGGGCTTTTTGTCGGTGGAGGATGTCCAACACTCCGGTTCCCACCGTGCCACACCCGATCATGCCAATCCGCAACGTTTGCATGCAGGGAGTATACGTGTGGATGGGGGTCCACCCAAAAGCATTTGCTTAATTCACTTTAGACAGCAAACGCACTTCCAGAGATGTTCCGGCCTTGACGGCATTCAGAATGACCACCCGCAGGTACTTCCATCCCTTCAGTGTTTTCTGAAAGGTTTTGCCGTCCTGACTGTATTCCAGCCGGAAGTTGTATCCTTTCACCTGGGTGCGCTCTGGAAGCAAGGTGGCCCCCTGAGGTGCCATCAATTTGAGTCCCAGCCGTCCTGCTGGAAAATCCACTCTGGTGGACACACCCACCAGATACACCAGCACCTGCCCTTTTTTCACCAGCGTCACATCCTGCAGCTTGTTCCCTTCCAGCTTTTTGACGGTCACGGACGTTTGGATGTCTTCAGGTCGCAAAGCCTCTGGAGAAGCAGTTTGAGGGGCTTGCTGGGCCAGTCCCAGACCCAACAGGCCAACAAGCAGAAGGGGTGGCATCTTCATGGTGAGGTCATTTTACCTGTCTGGGCAACACAACCCCAAACCGCATGCAAGGTCCGCCTGTGGGATTTGCTGTTTTCAACAAACTTCAAAGTTTTGTGATGAATTTGTATGAATTTGGGTCACGGCTCTGATGTGATTTTGATGATCAACACGCAGGATTTTCTGAGCTCTGGTGCAAGCTGAATGAAGCAAACTTCTCACTTGGGATTCACTTTGATTCGGAAAAAAGCGCGTATGATGCCTTTGTTTGAGATGCTGACTCGTTTTGTTCTGTCAGCGTGGCAGATCTCCCGGAGGTTTAATTCAGTGAAGCGTTTAATGACTCTTGGTTTGTGCCTGCTGGCGCCCATCTCCAGTGGAGTGGCGTTTGCGCAGAACAACACGCAAAGCACCCCTGCCAAAAAAAGCACCGCAACCACCCCAACGGCCCAGAACTACCTTGCCCTCGGGAAGTATTACTACAACTCTGGACGTTATGATGCGGCTTATGCGGCATTCCGTACTGCCATCGAACTTGACAGAAAAAACAAAGACGCCCTGCTGTACCTCGGGCGCACCCAGATTCAACTGAAGCTGTATTCTGCGTCTCAGGAAAGCTTCAAGCAACTGATTGCTCTGGATGCCCGCAACATCAGCGCTTACATCGGTCTGGCCCAGACGTACCGTTACCAGTACATCAGTGCCAAAGACCTCAGCAGCGTCAAAAACAACCTTGATGAGGCCCTCAAAATCCTCGACGATGCCGAAAACGTCAACCCCAAAAGCGCATCGGTCTTCAATGAGCGTGCTCTGGTTTACAACCTCAAAGGTGATGATTCCAAAGCTCTGGAAAATGCCCGCAAGGCTTCCGAACTTTCCAAAGAAGATCCCATCATTCTGGCCAACTATGCCCGCTTGCAATACGAGGCAGGCAACCTGAATGGTGCTCTGGACACCATGCAACAGGCCGTGATCTCTGATCCCACCGACCCCATCAACCGCGCTTTGTATGGCCGGATGCTGGCCGAAAAAGGCGACATCAAAGCCGCCAATCTGGAGATTGCACAGGCACTGCGCTTCAAGCCCCAGACTGCAACGGTGCTCGGTTACGCTGGAATCGTGAACTACTTGGGCAAAGACATGAACAGTGCCAAAAACAACCTGACCCAGGCTGTTCAGAAAGAAGCAGTGCGCTTCCCAGAGTTCTACTTCTACCTCGGCAGAATTGCCCTGGACGGTGGAAACAGCAAAGAAGCCCACGCCAACTTCACCAAGGCGGTCACCCTGAACGGCACCAATGCTGAATTCCGCTTCTACTTCGCCAAGTCTCTGGAAGCCATCGGAGACAAAGCCAATGCCCGCATCCAGTACCAGAAAACCCTGGAGCTGAACAAAGGATACAAAGAAGCACAAGACGCTCTGGACCGTCTGAAGTAAAGTTCGATCATCCAGAAACCGCCCGCTGGGGCGGTTTTTCCTTGTGTTCTGCCAGAGGTTCATGCAGAGGTGAAGTGAAAAGTGTCGAACAAAATATCAAAGGTCAAGCACAACCTCAAAATGCTTTTGTTCGGGTTGCTGGTTTTGGGTGCTCTGGTGTATTTGCTGGTGGCCCTGTTCTTGGCCTCACAGGTGAACCGGGACACCCGCAGGCAAACCGATGCCATTCTGGTGTTGGGCGCAAGGGTGAATTTCAAAAATGGCATCAACCCCTGTTTGAAAGCCAGAGTGGATCATGGGGTGCATCTCTGGAGGCAAACGTATGCCCCTTTGTTGATCATGAGTGGGGGAGACGACATCGAAGATGGAACCAATGAAGCCGATGCCATGCAAAAACTGGCCGTCAGTGCAGGGGTCCCAGAGGCCTCCATCCTGAAGGAACGCGAGTCCCACTCCACCTATGAAAACCTGTTGTTCACCCGAAACATCATGCAGAAGCGCAACTTGAAAACCCTGCTGATCGTGACCGAACCGTACCACATGCCCAGAGCAGCCTTGATCGCACGTGAAATGGGTCTGGATTTTGCAGTCTCTCCAGCACCCAACAGCCCTTGCTGGAATCGCTGGAAATTTCTGTCCCGATATTTTTTAAGGGAGCCTCTGGGCCTGATCAAAAACAAAATGCTGGGCAGGTGGTGACTCTGGCAGGTGAAAGGTGCCTTCTTTCCATTCCAGAGGCAAAACCTGCACCACTGCTGACAGGGGCAAAGGTCCATAAAGATGGGGAAAATCCTGTCCATAGCCATACAGATCTTCTGAGCGCAACTCGTGCAAACCTGCTGTCGCCATTTTGAGCAGCAACATGTTTTCCTGTTCTGCTGCAATGAAGTTGGCGACTTCAATCACTTGATGCAAACAAGACAGGTGAACAAAACCATCGGTTTTCAATTCCTCTGGGAGATAAAATTCTTGAGATTGAATGGTGTGCCACTCTTCTTTTGACATGATCCGATAAACAAACGCAGCCATGATCTACAAAGTACAGCATGTGTGGGTGGAGGTTCTTCTAAAATCAGACCATGCGCTATGCGTCGATATGGAAAAGGACACTGGCTTTCTTGATGGATGCAGTTTTGGTTCTGGGAGCAATGTATGGCTTGACTGTTTTGCTGGAGGGTTTTCAGCCCAGGGAAGACCTTGCACGGGTTGTTCGTTTGCCTGTGGCCTTTTTGCCTCTGGTTGTGGGATGGCTTTATTTTGCTGTGCTTGAATCTTCCCCTACAGGCCAGACCCTTGGCAAAAAGGGAATGAACATTCAAGTCAAGCACACCACTGGCCTGAGGTTGACGTTCGAACAGGCCAGTTTGCGCTGGAAATTGAGGTTTTATCTGGTGTTGTGGCTGTTCAGTGGGGTGTTTGTGCCACCCCTCTGGATGAACCCTCGCAGACAGTTTTTGCACGATACAGCTTCAGAAAGTCTGGTGCTGGAAAAACCCCGAGGTGAAGCATGAACCCCAGTTAC from Deinococcus misasensis DSM 22328 includes these protein-coding regions:
- a CDS encoding homoserine dehydrogenase — encoded protein: MQTLRIGMIGCGTVGTGVLDILHRQKAQFEALGFDVQLAGVLVRDASKPRETCFPSAPLVTDPGFLTGVDVVIEVMGGVQKPLDLVLPALKAGKVVITANKAMLAERWSELKAYAKTGQLYYEAAVMAGTPVIDPLSGILRSSQPIALQAILNGTCNYILTQMEQGKGYDEALKEAQDLGYAEADPTLDVGGFDAAHKLTVLARLAFDPDYPYADVTVRGIDTIPEHAVRDALANDQRIRLIGSIYPENGQWKARVAPRLLPMDHPIARAASGRNAMVFFGEECGEIFVAGGGAGGAVTASGVVGDLINHLQGILGPKPIALAAKVPAAPFEDLPEVDL
- a CDS encoding tetratricopeptide repeat protein, with protein sequence MTLGLCLLAPISSGVAFAQNNTQSTPAKKSTATTPTAQNYLALGKYYYNSGRYDAAYAAFRTAIELDRKNKDALLYLGRTQIQLKLYSASQESFKQLIALDARNISAYIGLAQTYRYQYISAKDLSSVKNNLDEALKILDDAENVNPKSASVFNERALVYNLKGDDSKALENARKASELSKEDPIILANYARLQYEAGNLNGALDTMQQAVISDPTDPINRALYGRMLAEKGDIKAANLEIAQALRFKPQTATVLGYAGIVNYLGKDMNSAKNNLTQAVQKEAVRFPEFYFYLGRIALDGGNSKEAHANFTKAVTLNGTNAEFRFYFAKSLEAIGDKANARIQYQKTLELNKGYKEAQDALDRLK
- a CDS encoding YdcF family protein → MSNKISKVKHNLKMLLFGLLVLGALVYLLVALFLASQVNRDTRRQTDAILVLGARVNFKNGINPCLKARVDHGVHLWRQTYAPLLIMSGGDDIEDGTNEADAMQKLAVSAGVPEASILKERESHSTYENLLFTRNIMQKRNLKTLLIVTEPYHMPRAALIAREMGLDFAVSPAPNSPCWNRWKFLSRYFLREPLGLIKNKMLGRW
- a CDS encoding DUF952 domain-containing protein — its product is MAAFVYRIMSKEEWHTIQSQEFYLPEELKTDGFVHLSCLHQVIEVANFIAAEQENMLLLKMATAGLHELRSEDLYGYGQDFPHLYGPLPLSAVVQVLPLEWKEGTFHLPESPPAQHFVFDQAQRLP
- a CDS encoding RDD family protein — encoded protein: MRYASIWKRTLAFLMDAVLVLGAMYGLTVLLEGFQPREDLARVVRLPVAFLPLVVGWLYFAVLESSPTGQTLGKKGMNIQVKHTTGLRLTFEQASLRWKLRFYLVLWLFSGVFVPPLWMNPRRQFLHDTASESLVLEKPRGEA